The DNA window GGCGCTCTTCTCGCTCAGCGCGCAATTGCGCTTGTTTTTGATAAGCTTGATGCTGTTCGGCAGGTGTCATCCGCTCCCAGGTATCCTTATCTATACCCAAAGGATAACTTGCGCAAGCCTGCAAGCCAAATACGCCAACCCACCCTATCAATAAGCCGAGTTTTCTATAGACCATAGCGCGATCCTTACTAGTAACTAAAAATATTAATCCATACCTAGTGCTTGCGTTTTACGCGTTAGGGTATTTCTACCCCACCCCAAAATCGCCGCAGCTTGCTGGCGATGAAAATGACTGGCTTGCATTGCGGCCTCAATCAGCACCTTTTCAAACATAGGCTCTGCTTCGGTATGAAGCCCTTGCTTACCGGAGGCTAAAAAGGCATCCGCCCACAAGCGCAAACCAACCTGCCAATCTTGGCTGGTTTGCGCATCCGAGCTAACCAAGCCTTGCGAACCGGTACGAAGTTCAAGAGGCAGGTCTTCCATATGCACCATTTTATCCGGTGCCATGATGGTTAGCCAAGTACATAGGCTACGGAGTTGGCGCACATTACCAGGCCAGGGTAAACTCGTTAAAAAGCTCACCACCTCTTTTTCAAACTGCTTTTCTTCTAAACCGAGCGACTTAGCTTCTTTGGTCATATAAAACTTAAGCAACAGCGCAATATCTTCTCGACGCTCTCTAAGAGGCGGAATTTTAATACGAATAATATTTAACCGATAAAGCAAGTCTTCACGAAAACGGCCTTCACGAACTAACAACTCCATGTTTTGATGGGTTGCCGCCACAATACGCACGTCAGCCCGAATAGCATTGCGTCCACCAACACGATAAAAACTACCGTCATTTAATACACGCAATAATCGTGTCTGTAGGTCAACCGGCATATCACCTATTTCATCTAAAAACAGCGTACCGCCATTCGCCTGCTCAAATCGCCCAATGCGCTGAGAGTGCGCTCCGGTAAAGGCCCCCTTCTCATGTCCAAATAGTTCTGATTCCAACAACTCGCGCGGAATAGCGGCCGTATTTAAAGCAACAAAAGGTTTGTCCGATCTTGGACTGAGTTCATGCAGTGCTTGGGCTATCAGCTCTTTACCGGTTCCCGTTTCGCCATTCACTAAAACGGTGACATCTAGCTGCGATACTCTACCAATAATTCTAAACACCTCTTGCATCGCAGGTGCCGCACCAATAATATTGAGCGGCTGCTTTGCGCTGGGTTCTTTTCGACTACGTGCAGAACGACCGCCCGATAGTTGGCGCTTAATCGCACGTTCAATTAAACTAATCGCCTCATCTAAATCAAAGGGTTTCGGCAAATATTCAAACGCTTTACTCTGATAAGAACGCACCGCTGTCGTTAAATCAGCATGCGCAGTCATAATAATGACCGGTATGGTTTTATCATATTCATGAACGGCTTCCATAAAAGTAAGTCCGTCCATATCAGGCATACGAATATCACTAACAATCACCGTCGGGGGGAAGCTGTCGATATTTTTTAGCGCAATGGTCGGTGAATCGAATGATTTAATAATAAAAGGCTTGTCTTCCAATGCAGCTTCCAAAACCCAACGAATCGAAGCGTCATCATCAACAATCCAAACAATCGGAGTAGGCTGATCTGTTTTTTTAATTTTTTCGCTCACTTCTCACCTCGTTCAAATGGGATATAAACATGGAAAACGGTATGACCCGGCTCACTTTCTGCAACGATGAGCCCCCCATGTTGACGGATAATATTCTGTGATACCGGTAATCCCAAGCCGGTACCTTCTTTTTTACTGCTCACCATCGGATAAAAAATAGAATCAAAAACCTCTTTAGGAATCCCGGAACCTTCATCGTGAATACTAACTACAGCGACTAGAGGAAAGGTTTGCGTACCCAGCGTAAACTTGCGTTCAACTCGGGTGCGGATGGTAATTAGCCCAGTTAAGCCCTCCATCGCTTGCATAGCATTCTTTATTAAATTGAGAAAAGCTTGGATCATCGCCTCAAAATCCATCCGAATTTCCGGAATCGAAGGGTCATAATCCAACATCACTTGAATAGTCTCCGGAAACTCCGGCTTAGTGACACGCAAAACATGACGTATCACTTCATGAATATTGTGCAGTTCTTTTTCAGCCGTTTGCCGAGGACCGAGCATAGAATCAACCAAGTTCTTTAAGCGCTGAACCTCTTTAGAAATCACATCCAAAAAACTAATCGCTTTCTGGTCTTGCTGAAAGCGTTTTTGTAAAAGCTGCGCCGCGCCATAAATACCCGCCAAAGGGTTTTTAACCTCGTGCGCCAACGTCTTAACTAAAAGATTACCGGCTTCATACTGATGCCAACGTTCATCTTCCTCCACAATACGATGATGTCGTTCGGTATTAAAAATTTCCACTAACCAGCCCGCTCGCCCGTTTACTTCATAACAAGAAAAAGTACAGCTCACCCTTACACGTTGCAAATCCGGTAGCTGGATTTGATACTCATGAATGGTTAAACGCTGTTCGCCAAAACTGGTTAAGTCATCCACCAGGCCTGGTAACAATACTTTCCATGCAACCCCAATAATTCGGCGGGTGCTTACTTGTAATAATTCTGCAGCCGCGATATTCATATAACCAATACGCTGTTCATGATCCACCCAAATCACAGCGGTTGCTAAACCGTCTAATAACTCATCCCAAGCAATATTCTTAGAAGTCAATTTCATGCGCACACTTAAGCCTCGACCATCAACGCACCGGCCATACGAAAGTCGAGCGCATGGTTTTGTCCGCCAACCTCAAGCATCAAGGGGCCATTAAACGGTGCCTTAGACTGCACTTTTAACGCCACACCCATGGCTAAACCTATTGAAGACAAATAACGTAACTCCTCTGGAGAACGGTTTTTAATACGTGCTAGTTTTGCCGACTTACCAATTTCCAATTCAGTTAAAGGCAACAAATTTTGCGGGGTAATTAAGCCATCTGCATCCGGGATTGGAGAACCATGAGGATCATGAGAGGGTTGACCTAGGGCCAACCACATCGCATTGACTAATTTATCACTAACCGCATGTTCAAGAACCTCTGCTTCCTCGTCCACTTCATCCCATAAATAGCCCAGTCGTTCAACCAAATACTGCTCAATTACTCGATGACGACGAATCATTTGCAATGCAACCTGCCGACCTGAATCCGTCAAAGATACCCCATAATAAGGCTCATATTTAACGTAATCTTGATCGGATAACTTCTTAATCATATTAGAGACAGAAGCCTGGGCCACGCCCAAACGACTAGCGATAGCCGAGGTATGAACCCCTTTATCCTGAACATTCGGATCCTCAAGTTTATAGATACACTTTAAATAGTCTTCAATCGCTTTTGACGCTGACATAGCTTCCTCATGGTACAAGTCAAATTAGTAGCTATATTCTGCCCTATTTTGATGCAAAAATCTTGTGATTGGTGCAAAAAAAGCCCCACTAAACGGTGGGGCGAATTAAGGGAAGACAAAGCTAGGCTAGCTTAAAACTGATAACGCACACCAGCAGTAAAGTTACGCCCGGTGATTGGGGCTTCGTTTTTAAAGAAGCTTTGATGTAAGCGACCATTTTCGTTGGTCAGGTTGCGCCCCTGTAAGAACAAACGCAGGTCTTTGATGTTCGCCGGCGTATAGGCTAAGTCAAAGCCAAGTGTGCCAAAGCCATCAGTCGCGTCTTCCGCTTCCGCTGTTTGGGTTTGTTTAAAGTGATAACGATAATCGACGCTCAATTTAACGTCACTCCAACGGGTGTCTGCGCCTAATCCAACGCGTGGCGGGGTCATGCGCGGCAGATTGCCACCGTCACGTAACTCACCACGCAAATAATCACCGCTGGCACGCAGGGTTAATGGTAGTTGAGTCGCAAGGTCGATCGCACCGCTGAGTTCCACACCATAAAAAACCGCATCATCTTGGGCGTTATAGACCAGTAGTTCACCGTCTGGATCATCTTGTCCATTTTTATTTACACGGCGCGCATTGCCGTTGGCATCCGTGTCGTTTAGATAATAGATAAAGTTATCCACCATATTCACAAACGCCGTCGCTTCATAGCGCAGGCTACCTTGTTGGCGCATCAGACTGACTTCGGTATTTAGGTAGGTTTCTTTGGTTAAATCCGGATTGCCGATCTCAAAAGTACCTGCGGCACCGTGGCGGCCAAAGGCATAAAGCTGTTCCGGGCCGGGCGCGGCCTCAGAGCGACTAATGCCGGCACGAAGCTTGTGCTCGCTGTCCAAGTTAAATAACGCACCCAAAGCAATGCCGGTGTTTAAATAAGATTTCGTGCCAGGATTCGAGTCAAAATTAACTTGACCAATTGAAGGGTTATTAAAGGTTACACTGTCATCCTCAACCGGCGATGACGCTTGCGCTTCAGGCTTAAATTGGTCGTAACCCAGTCTAAAGCCGACTTCAAATTGCCCCCAAGAGGTCGGTCTTTCTTGCATACTAAACACACCGATGGCATTGCGTTCGCTTGGACGAATAAAAAAGCTGTCGCCAGCGGCATCGGCTTCAAATTTTGTTTGGTTGTAATCTAAACCCATCACCCCGATCCAATCCGCAATCGGATCATGGGTCAGCTCCAAGCGAAAATCGAATTCTTGTTGTTTAAAAACCGCTTCTGGTACGCTATCTTTTACGCGATTTTCATACTCAAATTCATCTTGCTTATAGTCTGTGTAAGCAAGACTCAGTCGAGCGGTATTAAACCCCGGCATTGGATCATAGAGTTCACCTTTTAAGTCAAAGCGTTTTGACTCCGCCTCAATGCGATCATAGTCATCAGGATCAGCTTCAGGCACCCCATAGTCACTGGTCCACTGACTAAAACCCAGACCCAAAAAACCGCGCTCACCGGCATACACACCCGTAATCGCTAAGTTGCGGCTTTCAAGATCACTGTTTAACAGTTCATTACGTTTGCCCTCGCCATCAATTGTTTGAAAACCCTTGATAGCGAAGTTGTCGGTGTTGCGATAATCGGCATCTAAACGCACCGCCATTTCCCCGGACACCGGCAACTCCAAGGCCACCCCGCTGCGTCGGTCGTGGCCATTAAGCCCATAAGACGCTTGCAGCACACCATTGGCGCGATCACCGATAATCGGACTAAAACGGCCGGATACCACATTCACCACGCCGCCGGTGGCTCCCGAACCATAGAGTAAGGTGGCGGGGCCG is part of the Thiomicrospira microaerophila genome and encodes:
- the ntrC gene encoding nitrogen regulation protein NR(I); translated protein: MSEKIKKTDQPTPIVWIVDDDASIRWVLEAALEDKPFIIKSFDSPTIALKNIDSFPPTVIVSDIRMPDMDGLTFMEAVHEYDKTIPVIIMTAHADLTTAVRSYQSKAFEYLPKPFDLDEAISLIERAIKRQLSGGRSARSRKEPSAKQPLNIIGAAPAMQEVFRIIGRVSQLDVTVLVNGETGTGKELIAQALHELSPRSDKPFVALNTAAIPRELLESELFGHEKGAFTGAHSQRIGRFEQANGGTLFLDEIGDMPVDLQTRLLRVLNDGSFYRVGGRNAIRADVRIVAATHQNMELLVREGRFREDLLYRLNIIRIKIPPLRERREDIALLLKFYMTKEAKSLGLEEKQFEKEVVSFLTSLPWPGNVRQLRSLCTWLTIMAPDKMVHMEDLPLELRTGSQGLVSSDAQTSQDWQVGLRLWADAFLASGKQGLHTEAEPMFEKVLIEAAMQASHFHRQQAAAILGWGRNTLTRKTQALGMD
- the glnL gene encoding nitrogen regulation protein NR(II) — translated: MKLTSKNIAWDELLDGLATAVIWVDHEQRIGYMNIAAAELLQVSTRRIIGVAWKVLLPGLVDDLTSFGEQRLTIHEYQIQLPDLQRVRVSCTFSCYEVNGRAGWLVEIFNTERHHRIVEEDERWHQYEAGNLLVKTLAHEVKNPLAGIYGAAQLLQKRFQQDQKAISFLDVISKEVQRLKNLVDSMLGPRQTAEKELHNIHEVIRHVLRVTKPEFPETIQVMLDYDPSIPEIRMDFEAMIQAFLNLIKNAMQAMEGLTGLITIRTRVERKFTLGTQTFPLVAVVSIHDEGSGIPKEVFDSIFYPMVSSKKEGTGLGLPVSQNIIRQHGGLIVAESEPGHTVFHVYIPFERGEK
- a CDS encoding metal-dependent transcriptional regulator, translated to MSASKAIEDYLKCIYKLEDPNVQDKGVHTSAIASRLGVAQASVSNMIKKLSDQDYVKYEPYYGVSLTDSGRQVALQMIRRHRVIEQYLVERLGYLWDEVDEEAEVLEHAVSDKLVNAMWLALGQPSHDPHGSPIPDADGLITPQNLLPLTELEIGKSAKLARIKNRSPEELRYLSSIGLAMGVALKVQSKAPFNGPLMLEVGGQNHALDFRMAGALMVEA
- a CDS encoding TonB-dependent receptor: MTFKLKKIVVSLSLAAPGVFLLTSNAVQADQITSLERISVIQTGSIMSQTESEVVRPVAVIEGEQMEQRRAGTIGEALDGLPGISNADFGPGVGRPVIRGLQGSRVAVLEDGARVSDVSGEGADHAVASSTLRADSVEVIRGPATLLYGSGATGGVVNVVSGRFSPIIGDRANGVLQASYGLNGHDRRSGVALELPVSGEMAVRLDADYRNTDNFAIKGFQTIDGEGKRNELLNSDLESRNLAITGVYAGERGFLGLGFSQWTSDYGVPEADPDDYDRIEAESKRFDLKGELYDPMPGFNTARLSLAYTDYKQDEFEYENRVKDSVPEAVFKQQEFDFRLELTHDPIADWIGVMGLDYNQTKFEADAAGDSFFIRPSERNAIGVFSMQERPTSWGQFEVGFRLGYDQFKPEAQASSPVEDDSVTFNNPSIGQVNFDSNPGTKSYLNTGIALGALFNLDSEHKLRAGISRSEAAPGPEQLYAFGRHGAAGTFEIGNPDLTKETYLNTEVSLMRQQGSLRYEATAFVNMVDNFIYYLNDTDANGNARRVNKNGQDDPDGELLVYNAQDDAVFYGVELSGAIDLATQLPLTLRASGDYLRGELRDGGNLPRMTPPRVGLGADTRWSDVKLSVDYRYHFKQTQTAEAEDATDGFGTLGFDLAYTPANIKDLRLFLQGRNLTNENGRLHQSFFKNEAPITGRNFTAGVRYQF